The Bacillus carboniphilus genome contains a region encoding:
- a CDS encoding aspartate-semialdehyde dehydrogenase, with amino-acid sequence MTMKQYNVAIVGATGAVGEQIMNTLIKRKFPIATLKLLSSARSAGKIIYFQGQPIKVEEARPESFEGIEVAFFSAGGSVSKQLAEAAVNRGAIVIDNTSAFRMDHHVPLVVPEVNKEDLKNHNGIIANPNCSTIQMVVALKPLDQAFGLRKVIVSTYQAVSGAGHEAIEELQEQASRMLSNRPYEASVLPVKGEKKHFPIAFNAIPQIDVFQDNGFTFEEIKMINETKKIMHRTDLQVAATCVRLPIITGHSESVYIELDRNDLSVEEIKSQLLVASGVELKDDPSNQVYPTPLDAEGKDATFVGRIRKDLDQPNGFHLWIVSDNLLKGAALNSVQIAESMIELELI; translated from the coding sequence ATGACTATGAAACAATATAATGTCGCCATTGTAGGTGCTACGGGAGCTGTTGGTGAGCAAATAATGAACACGTTAATTAAACGTAAATTTCCAATTGCCACTCTTAAATTACTATCTTCCGCTAGATCCGCAGGGAAAATCATTTATTTTCAAGGCCAACCTATAAAGGTTGAAGAGGCAAGACCAGAAAGCTTTGAAGGAATTGAGGTTGCCTTTTTTTCTGCTGGAGGTAGTGTATCAAAACAGTTAGCAGAGGCAGCGGTCAATAGAGGCGCCATTGTCATAGACAATACAAGTGCATTCCGTATGGATCATCATGTACCCCTTGTAGTTCCAGAGGTTAATAAAGAGGATTTGAAAAATCATAATGGTATTATCGCTAACCCTAATTGTTCCACTATTCAAATGGTCGTAGCTTTAAAGCCACTTGATCAGGCATTCGGTTTACGTAAGGTCATTGTCTCTACTTACCAAGCTGTGTCGGGTGCTGGTCATGAAGCGATTGAGGAATTGCAAGAACAGGCGAGTAGGATGCTAAGTAATCGCCCTTATGAAGCATCTGTTTTACCAGTGAAAGGTGAAAAAAAGCATTTTCCAATTGCGTTTAATGCGATTCCTCAAATTGATGTCTTTCAAGATAATGGATTCACTTTCGAAGAAATAAAGATGATCAATGAGACAAAGAAAATTATGCATCGTACCGATCTCCAAGTAGCAGCTACATGTGTTAGGTTGCCAATTATTACTGGACACTCAGAATCCGTTTATATAGAATTAGACAGAAATGATCTATCTGTGGAAGAAATAAAGAGTCAATTACTTGTTGCGTCAGGAGTAGAATTGAAGGATGATCCAAGCAATCAAGTGTATCCTACTCCACTCGATGCTGAAGGAAAAGATGCTACATTTGTTGGAAGGATTAGAAAAGATTTAGACCAACCAAATGGATTTCATTTATGGATTGTTTCAGATAATTTATTAAAAGGCGCCGCATTAAACTCTGTA
- the dpaA gene encoding dipicolinic acid synthetase subunit A, with the protein MLTGLNVALIGGDARQLEVIRKLEELDAKIILVGFDQLDHGYVGADKQKIDEVDFSSLNAIILPVPGTNLEGEVDTVFSNEKIFLTVEMIEQTPENCTIYSGITNPYLEKLIEKTNREHIQLFDRDDVAIYNSIPTVEGTIMMVIQHTDFTIHGSNVIVLGLGRVGMSVARAFSALGAKVKVGARKSSHLARVYEMGLMPFHINELEKECCNVDICINTIPFEVLSAQVISNMPTQAFIVDLASKPGGTDFRYAEKRGIKALLAPGLPGIVAPKTAGKIIADVLAKLLSSNK; encoded by the coding sequence ATGCTAACAGGTTTGAATGTTGCTTTAATTGGTGGAGATGCTAGACAGCTCGAAGTGATTAGAAAGCTAGAAGAGCTTGATGCAAAGATCATACTGGTTGGCTTTGATCAGCTTGACCATGGCTATGTTGGAGCAGATAAACAAAAAATTGATGAAGTGGACTTTAGTTCACTAAATGCCATTATATTACCTGTTCCGGGGACAAATTTAGAAGGTGAAGTGGACACCGTTTTTTCAAACGAGAAAATATTTTTGACAGTCGAGATGATTGAACAAACACCTGAAAATTGCACCATTTATTCAGGAATCACGAATCCTTATTTAGAAAAGTTAATTGAAAAAACGAATCGAGAGCATATTCAATTATTTGATCGTGATGATGTAGCTATCTATAACTCTATTCCTACGGTAGAAGGTACAATCATGATGGTCATTCAGCATACAGATTTCACTATCCATGGATCTAATGTGATCGTGCTTGGTTTAGGTAGAGTTGGGATGAGTGTGGCTAGGGCATTTTCAGCATTAGGTGCAAAAGTGAAAGTAGGAGCTAGAAAATCTTCTCACTTAGCAAGAGTATATGAAATGGGACTCATGCCATTTCATATAAACGAACTGGAAAAAGAGTGCTGTAATGTAGACATTTGCATTAATACTATTCCATTTGAAGTTCTTTCTGCTCAAGTAATTTCAAACATGCCCACTCAAGCATTTATTGTTGACTTAGCATCTAAACCGGGCGGAACAGATTTTCGTTATGCAGAGAAGAGAGGAATTAAAGCCTTATTGGCACCCGGTTTACCTGGTATTGTTGCACCAAAAACAGCAGGAAAAATCATCGCTGATGTACTAGCAAAGTTATTGAGCAGCAATAAATGA
- a CDS encoding YlmC/YmxH family sporulation protein produces the protein MRLSELSGKEIVDVKRAERLGVLGQTDLEINERTGQITTLIIPSNKWFGMRKQQSEVRVPWDHIKKIGSDMVILDLAEVEKEEE, from the coding sequence TTGAGATTAAGTGAGTTAAGTGGTAAAGAGATTGTTGATGTGAAAAGGGCAGAAAGACTTGGCGTTCTTGGACAAACAGATTTGGAGATTAATGAAAGAACTGGACAAATTACCACTTTAATTATACCTTCAAATAAGTGGTTCGGAATGAGAAAGCAACAGTCTGAAGTTCGAGTGCCTTGGGATCATATAAAAAAAATCGGATCTGATATGGTCATTTTAGATTTAGCTGAAGTAGAAAAAGAAGAGGAATAA
- a CDS encoding M16 family metallopeptidase, translated as MVNKYTCKNGVRVVLEEIPTVRSVAIGIWIGTGSRNEDRQNNGISHFLEHMFFKGTENRNARDIAESFDRIGGQVNAFTSKEYTCFYAKVLDDHASFALEVLADMFFHSSFDEGEMEKEKNVVLEEIKMYEDTPDDIVHDLLSRASYGEHPLGFPILGTDKTLASFSGEMLRDYMKKTYTPDNIVISVAGNIKDSFIKEVEEYFGSYQTGFKREEFNKPVFIADQIIRKKDTEQAHLCLGFDGLPVGDKYVYDLIILNNILGGSMSSRLFQEVREQKGLAYSIFSYHSAFEDNGMLTVYGGTGEQQTKLLYDTIMKTIEELKNDGISEKELINSKEQMKGSLMLSLESTNSRMSRNGRNELLLGRHRTLDEMISKLDEVNEESIKLLSEMIFSKPFSKALISPSDTWPTL; from the coding sequence TTGGTCAACAAATATACTTGTAAAAACGGGGTAAGAGTAGTGCTAGAAGAAATTCCAACTGTACGATCAGTTGCGATTGGCATTTGGATTGGAACAGGATCTCGGAATGAGGATAGGCAAAATAACGGTATTTCACATTTTTTGGAACATATGTTCTTTAAAGGGACAGAAAACCGTAATGCGAGAGATATTGCAGAATCTTTTGATCGAATTGGTGGTCAAGTAAACGCATTTACATCAAAAGAATATACATGTTTTTATGCAAAAGTTTTAGATGATCATGCAAGTTTTGCATTAGAGGTTTTAGCTGATATGTTTTTCCATTCTTCTTTCGATGAAGGTGAGATGGAAAAAGAGAAAAATGTAGTTCTTGAAGAAATTAAGATGTATGAAGATACTCCTGACGATATTGTTCACGATTTATTAAGTAGAGCTTCTTATGGAGAGCACCCTTTAGGATTTCCAATTTTAGGAACAGACAAAACGTTAGCGTCTTTTAGTGGAGAGATGTTAAGAGACTACATGAAAAAGACTTATACACCAGATAATATTGTTATCTCCGTAGCAGGGAACATTAAGGATTCATTTATTAAAGAGGTAGAGGAATATTTTGGGTCTTACCAAACGGGCTTTAAGAGGGAAGAGTTTAATAAACCTGTTTTTATTGCTGATCAGATTATTCGTAAAAAAGATACAGAACAAGCACACTTATGCCTAGGGTTTGATGGATTGCCTGTTGGTGATAAATATGTATATGACCTTATTATTTTAAATAATATATTAGGTGGGAGTATGAGTAGTCGGTTGTTTCAAGAAGTTAGAGAACAAAAAGGCTTAGCCTATTCCATCTTTTCTTATCACTCAGCTTTTGAAGACAATGGAATGTTAACAGTATATGGTGGAACAGGCGAACAGCAGACAAAACTGTTATACGACACGATTATGAAAACAATCGAAGAATTGAAAAATGATGGAATTTCGGAAAAAGAATTAATAAATAGCAAGGAACAGATGAAAGGGAGTTTAATGCTCAGCCTAGAGAGCACCAATAGTAGAATGAGCAGAAATGGAAGGAATGAACTTCTGTTAGGAAGACATCGGACCTTAGATGAGATGATAAGTAAGCTGGATGAAGTAAATGAAGAAAGCATCAAATTATTATCTGAAATGATCTTTTCAAAGCCTTTTAGTAAAGCTTTAATTAGTCCGAGTGACACTTGGCCGACACTTTAA
- a CDS encoding polysaccharide deacetylase family protein, translating to MRKNLLHFVGCVALIFLCFGSSSNPIYLNYQDHANDLKTVAGEKQDKLYKQIMDRASLYEIKPIDAINDEVWKLTPGYNGLKINVSESYQVMKRNGNQFNKELLAFEQIPPAIHMEDLDPAPIYRGNPEKPMVSFIINVAWGNEYLPEMLSILNQNHVKATFFLEGRWAKNNPQLVKMIKEEGHEIGNHSYTHPKMENLSFQSNLKELKNTNDVIQSLTGDQVKWFAPPSGSFNKETIQAADELGLFTIMWSVDTVDWQRPAPHVLIERVMNKVHNGAIILMHPTSSTVQSLETLIMSIKNKRLAIGSLSVLFEEERILK from the coding sequence ATGCGGAAAAATTTATTGCACTTTGTAGGTTGTGTTGCTTTAATTTTTCTTTGTTTTGGATCAAGTTCAAACCCAATTTATTTAAACTATCAAGATCATGCTAATGACCTAAAGACGGTTGCTGGGGAAAAGCAAGATAAACTATATAAGCAAATAATGGATCGTGCTAGCCTATACGAAATAAAACCAATAGATGCAATAAATGATGAAGTGTGGAAATTAACTCCTGGTTATAATGGATTAAAAATTAATGTTTCTGAGTCTTATCAAGTAATGAAAAGGAATGGAAATCAATTTAATAAAGAGTTGCTAGCCTTTGAACAAATTCCACCTGCTATACATATGGAAGATCTAGATCCTGCCCCTATTTATAGAGGAAATCCAGAAAAACCGATGGTATCATTTATTATAAATGTAGCATGGGGTAATGAATATTTACCAGAAATGTTGTCAATCCTTAATCAAAACCATGTTAAAGCAACATTTTTTCTTGAAGGAAGATGGGCAAAAAATAACCCACAGTTAGTGAAAATGATTAAAGAGGAAGGCCATGAAATTGGAAATCATTCTTATACCCATCCAAAAATGGAGAACTTATCATTTCAATCTAATTTAAAAGAATTAAAAAATACAAATGACGTCATTCAGTCGCTAACAGGTGATCAAGTGAAATGGTTTGCACCTCCTTCAGGAAGTTTTAATAAGGAAACTATTCAAGCAGCGGACGAGTTAGGCCTTTTTACCATTATGTGGAGCGTCGATACCGTTGATTGGCAGCGCCCTGCCCCCCATGTGTTAATAGAAAGAGTCATGAATAAAGTTCATAATGGAGCTATTATTTTAATGCACCCAACATCTTCCACTGTTCAAAGTTTAGAAACTTTAATTATGTCAATAAAAAATAAAAGGTTAGCTATTGGTTCTTTATCAGTTTTGTTTGAAGAAGAGAGGATACTTAAATAA
- the pnp gene encoding polyribonucleotide nucleotidyltransferase: MGQEKQVFTHEWAGRKLTVETGQLAKQANGAVQVKYGDTVVLCTSTASDEPKAVDFFPLTVNYEERLYAVGKIPGGFIKREGRPSEKAILASRLIDRPIRPLFADGFRNEVQVVSIVMSVDQDCSSEMAAMFGSSLSLSVSDIPFEGPIAGVTVGRIDGDFIINPTVTQLEKSDIHLVVAGTKDAINMVEAGADEVPEETMLEAIMFGHEEIKKLIEFQEEIIKEVGKQKTQVDLYQLDEQLEEEVINMAGEELLDAIQTEEKHAREEAINAVKERVTLHFEQQEAEADVLKQVKDILSKKVKDEVRRLITVEKIRPDGRKPDEIRPLSSSINLLPRTHGSGLFTRGQTQVLSICTLGALGDVQILDGLGIEESKRFMHHYNFPSFSVGETRPMRGPGRREIGHGALGERALEPIIPSEKDFPYTIRLVSEVLESNGSTSQASICASTLAMMDAGVPIKAPVAGIAMGLVKSGDHYTVLTDIQGMEDALGDMDFKVAGTEKGVTALQMDIKIDGLSKEILEEALTQAKTGRLHILNSMIATISSPKKELSKYAPKILTMSINPDKIRDVIGPSGKQINKIIEDTGVKIDIEQDGTIFISSTDEEMNQKARKIIEDLVREVEVGQMYLGKVKRIEKFGAFVELFSGKDGLVHISELAEERVGKVEDVVSIGDQLLVKVTEIDKQGRVNLSRKAVLKEEKEKQNS; this comes from the coding sequence ATGGGACAAGAAAAACAAGTCTTTACTCACGAGTGGGCTGGGAGGAAATTAACGGTTGAAACGGGCCAATTAGCTAAACAAGCTAATGGGGCAGTCCAAGTAAAGTATGGGGATACAGTTGTACTATGTACATCTACAGCCTCAGATGAACCGAAAGCAGTCGATTTTTTCCCTCTTACTGTTAATTATGAAGAAAGATTATATGCTGTAGGTAAGATACCAGGCGGCTTTATAAAAAGAGAAGGTAGACCGAGTGAAAAGGCGATTCTTGCGAGTAGACTCATTGATCGACCCATTCGTCCTTTATTTGCAGACGGCTTTCGTAACGAAGTTCAAGTCGTTAGTATAGTGATGAGTGTTGATCAAGACTGTTCTTCAGAAATGGCAGCTATGTTTGGTTCTTCCTTATCTTTATCAGTGTCCGATATTCCATTCGAAGGTCCAATTGCAGGTGTAACGGTTGGTAGAATTGATGGAGACTTTATTATCAACCCTACGGTAACTCAATTAGAAAAGAGTGATATTCACTTAGTTGTAGCTGGAACAAAAGATGCTATTAATATGGTTGAAGCAGGAGCAGATGAAGTACCTGAAGAAACAATGCTCGAGGCAATCATGTTTGGTCATGAAGAAATAAAAAAATTAATTGAATTTCAAGAGGAAATTATAAAAGAAGTAGGCAAGCAAAAAACGCAAGTGGATTTATACCAATTAGATGAACAACTTGAAGAAGAAGTCATTAATATGGCTGGAGAAGAATTGCTTGATGCTATTCAAACAGAGGAAAAACACGCTCGTGAAGAAGCGATAAATGCTGTAAAAGAACGTGTAACTCTTCATTTTGAACAACAAGAAGCAGAAGCGGATGTTCTTAAACAAGTAAAGGACATACTATCTAAAAAAGTGAAAGATGAAGTTCGCAGACTTATTACGGTTGAGAAAATTCGTCCGGATGGTCGTAAACCAGATGAAATTCGACCTTTGTCTTCATCCATTAATCTGTTGCCTCGTACACATGGTTCAGGATTGTTCACAAGAGGACAAACTCAAGTGTTAAGTATTTGTACATTAGGAGCTCTTGGAGATGTACAAATTTTAGATGGATTAGGTATCGAAGAATCAAAAAGATTCATGCACCATTATAATTTCCCATCATTTAGTGTAGGTGAAACAAGACCAATGCGAGGTCCAGGTAGGAGAGAGATTGGTCATGGTGCTTTAGGTGAAAGAGCGTTAGAACCAATTATTCCATCTGAAAAAGATTTTCCATATACGATTCGTTTAGTTTCAGAGGTGTTAGAGTCCAACGGGTCTACCTCTCAGGCAAGTATTTGTGCGAGTACGCTTGCTATGATGGATGCTGGTGTTCCTATTAAGGCTCCTGTAGCCGGTATTGCAATGGGTTTAGTGAAGTCAGGTGATCACTATACGGTCTTAACAGATATTCAAGGAATGGAAGATGCTTTAGGAGATATGGACTTTAAAGTCGCTGGTACCGAAAAAGGTGTAACTGCTTTACAAATGGATATTAAAATAGATGGTTTATCAAAAGAAATTTTAGAAGAAGCTCTTACTCAGGCGAAAACAGGAAGATTACATATCTTAAATTCGATGATCGCAACGATTTCTTCACCTAAGAAAGAACTGTCCAAATATGCACCTAAAATTTTAACGATGTCAATCAATCCAGATAAAATCCGGGATGTTATTGGACCAAGTGGAAAACAAATTAACAAAATAATTGAGGATACTGGAGTAAAAATTGATATCGAACAAGATGGAACAATTTTTATTTCATCAACTGATGAAGAAATGAACCAAAAAGCAAGAAAGATCATTGAAGATCTTGTAAGAGAAGTTGAAGTTGGGCAAATGTATCTAGGAAAAGTGAAAAGAATTGAAAAATTTGGTGCTTTCGTCGAATTGTTTAGTGGAAAGGATGGACTTGTTCATATTTCTGAACTTGCAGAAGAAAGAGTTGGCAAAGTTGAAGATGTAGTTTCAATTGGAGATCAACTTCTCGTAAAAGTAACGGAAATTGATAAGCAAGGCCGTGTAAACCTTTCAAGAAAAGCGGTTTTAAAAGAAGAGAAAGAAAAACAAAATTCTTAG
- the rpsO gene encoding 30S ribosomal protein S15 — translation MALTQERKNELINEFKTHEADTGSPEVQIAILTEQINTLNDHLRTHKKDHHSRRGLLKMVGKRRNLLTYLRNKDVTRYRELINKLGLRR, via the coding sequence GTGGCTTTAACTCAAGAACGTAAAAATGAATTAATTAATGAATTTAAAACACATGAGGCGGATACTGGTTCTCCAGAAGTTCAAATCGCAATTTTAACAGAGCAAATTAATACTTTGAATGACCATTTACGTACTCATAAGAAAGACCATCATTCACGTCGTGGTCTTTTGAAAATGGTTGGTAAACGCCGTAATTTATTAACTTATTTGCGTAATAAAGATGTTACACGTTACCGTGAATTAATTAATAAACTTGGCTTACGTCGTTAA
- the ribF gene encoding bifunctional riboflavin kinase/FAD synthetase, with protein MEIIRLTHPHNLKQIELPEMVLALGYFDGVHKGHKKVIQTAKEKAKEFNLKSGVMTFDPHPSVVLRKNSKPIQLLTPVQKKIHLIQELSVDYIFVVQFTEDFADLLPQQFIDQYIINLNVKHVVAGFDFTYGKLGKGTMETLPFHSRDFFNHTIVEKQTDHDRKISSTLIRELIQSGNVEYAHQLLGRPHGSTGTVIHGEKRGSKIGFPTANIFVNKDYILPPTGVYAVKVQIEGESYNGVCNIGYKPTFHQEKSAQPSIEVHIFDFNSQIYDLEIEFSWMKRIRSEKRFNSIDNLVKQIKRDKKEAYDYLRNI; from the coding sequence ATGGAAATAATAAGGTTGACGCATCCTCATAATCTTAAGCAAATTGAGCTACCTGAAATGGTTTTAGCTTTAGGCTATTTTGATGGTGTACATAAAGGGCATAAAAAAGTAATTCAAACCGCAAAAGAAAAGGCGAAAGAATTTAATTTGAAGAGCGGTGTGATGACGTTTGATCCGCACCCTTCCGTTGTTTTAAGAAAAAATAGCAAACCTATACAGCTATTAACTCCTGTCCAAAAAAAGATTCATTTGATACAAGAATTATCTGTGGATTATATATTTGTCGTCCAATTTACCGAGGACTTTGCAGATCTTTTACCACAACAATTTATTGATCAGTACATTATTAATCTTAATGTTAAGCATGTTGTTGCAGGATTTGACTTTACATATGGAAAGCTTGGAAAAGGGACGATGGAAACACTTCCCTTTCATTCTCGGGATTTTTTTAATCATACTATAGTAGAAAAACAAACGGACCATGATCGGAAAATTAGCTCTACGTTAATTCGAGAGCTTATTCAAAGCGGGAATGTTGAATATGCTCATCAGCTTTTAGGGCGTCCTCATGGCTCGACAGGAACAGTTATACATGGCGAAAAAAGGGGCAGTAAAATAGGTTTTCCTACAGCAAATATTTTTGTGAATAAAGATTATATACTTCCTCCTACTGGTGTGTATGCGGTTAAGGTACAGATTGAAGGAGAATCATATAATGGTGTTTGTAATATCGGCTATAAGCCAACGTTTCATCAAGAAAAAAGCGCTCAACCTTCGATAGAAGTTCACATTTTTGATTTCAACAGTCAAATATATGATTTAGAAATCGAATTTTCTTGGATGAAAAGAATAAGAAGTGAGAAACGTTTTAACTCAATAGATAACTTGGTAAAACAAATTAAACGAGATAAAAAGGAAGCATACGACTATTTGAGAAATATTTAA
- the truB gene encoding tRNA pseudouridine(55) synthase TruB — protein sequence MDGVILLHKPVGMTSHDCVMKARKILHTKKVGHTGTLDPDVSGVLPLCVGRGTKIVEYLLNASKTYEAEVTIGISTTTEDQSGKMVDKVPVIQTIDKQEIEQLLKSLQGKLKQKPPMYSAVKVNGKKLYEYARKGIEVDRPERQIEIYNMDLLSDIYDKEDTLSFSFRVHCSKGTYVRTLAVMIGEKLGYPAHMSHLKRVASGTIKIDECISFEELEQFHGLGQFQKGFLSISDAIKHLPKLVINDTLAEKVKNGILLSKTDETREMNQDDVIAVFNQHGTCLAIYQSYIKDDHLLKPVKVLI from the coding sequence ATGGATGGGGTTATATTGCTTCACAAACCGGTAGGAATGACTTCGCATGACTGTGTGATGAAAGCTCGAAAAATCCTTCATACGAAGAAAGTGGGGCATACAGGAACACTTGATCCTGACGTTTCGGGTGTGTTACCTCTATGTGTAGGAAGAGGGACAAAAATAGTAGAGTATTTATTAAATGCTTCAAAGACATATGAAGCAGAAGTAACCATTGGCATTTCAACCACAACAGAAGATCAATCTGGTAAAATGGTGGATAAAGTCCCAGTCATTCAAACGATAGATAAACAAGAAATTGAACAACTATTAAAGAGTTTACAAGGAAAACTGAAACAAAAACCACCTATGTATTCCGCAGTGAAGGTGAATGGAAAAAAACTATATGAATATGCACGAAAGGGAATTGAGGTGGACAGACCTGAAAGACAGATTGAAATATATAACATGGATCTTTTAAGTGATATATACGATAAAGAAGACACCCTCTCTTTCTCTTTTCGTGTTCATTGTTCAAAAGGAACCTATGTGAGAACGTTAGCTGTAATGATTGGAGAAAAACTTGGTTATCCAGCTCATATGTCTCATTTAAAACGAGTAGCTTCTGGGACCATCAAAATAGATGAGTGCATATCGTTTGAAGAACTAGAACAATTCCACGGTTTAGGGCAGTTTCAAAAAGGGTTCCTATCTATTAGTGATGCCATAAAACATTTGCCGAAATTAGTAATTAATGATACATTAGCAGAGAAAGTGAAAAATGGTATTTTGTTAAGTAAGACAGATGAAACAAGAGAAATGAACCAAGATGATGTGATTGCAGTATTTAACCAACATGGAACTTGCCTAGCAATATACCAATCCTATATTAAAGATGATCATTTACTTAAGCCAGTCAAAGTACTAATATAA
- the rbfA gene encoding 30S ribosome-binding factor RbfA, producing MNIRATRVAEQMKKELSDIISKKIKDPRVGFVTVTDVRVTGDLQIATVYISVLGDESKRKETLQGLAKAKGFIRSEVGQRIRLRKVPEIEFEFDESIEYGNRIDQLIHEVKKQNSDES from the coding sequence ATGAACATAAGAGCAACAAGAGTTGCAGAACAAATGAAGAAGGAATTAAGTGATATAATCAGCAAAAAAATAAAGGATCCACGTGTTGGCTTCGTAACAGTAACTGATGTGAGAGTAACAGGAGATCTTCAAATAGCGACTGTCTATATTTCTGTATTAGGCGATGAAAGTAAACGCAAAGAGACCTTACAAGGACTTGCGAAAGCAAAAGGGTTTATTCGGTCTGAAGTTGGTCAAAGAATTCGCCTAAGAAAAGTTCCTGAAATAGAGTTTGAGTTTGATGAATCGATTGAGTATGGAAATCGAATTGATCAACTCATTCATGAAGTTAAGAAACAAAATAGTGATGAATCTTGA